AATACAATTTTGAAAATATGTTTTTAAATACCGGAACAGAGAGTGTTCTCGAAAGAACCCAAAAGATTTTCTATGTATGCTGTACTCGGGCTAAAAAGAACTTGGCGGTGTTTTATCATAATCCTAGTCAGCAGGTGATAATTAGGGCAACAGAATGGTTTGGAAACGAAAATGTAATTGAAATATGACTGATTTAGCTAATACCCAAATAAAATGCCCCAACTGCGGTACTTCCATAGATGTGCAGGACATCCTTGCCCATCAACTGGAGGAAGAAATCAAGCAGAAATACCAGTCTCAACTGGCTGCTGAGAAAAAGAAGTTTGAACAGGAACAGGAGCAACTGGACAAGGCAAAACAGGAGTTTGAAGAAAATAAACGGAAAGAAAATGAACTGTTCCAGGAACGTATCAATGCAAAGCTGAAAGCTGAAAGAAAATCTATCGAAGAAAAACTAAAAGCGAAATTAACCGAAGAACAATCAGAACATTTTCAAGTCTTGCAAAAAGAGTTGAATGAGAAATCAGAGCAGATCAAAGAACTCAACCGCACCAAAGCTGAAATCGAAACGCTGAAAAGGGAAAAGTCTGAACTAAAGGAATCAATAGAGGCAGAAGCGCAAAAGAAGCTTAATGAAATTCTACTGACAGAACGGGATAGGATAAAGAAAGTGGAAGAAGACAAAAACGAACTCCGCTTTAAAGAACTTCAAAAGCAACTGGAAGATCAGAAGAAGCTTACCGAAGAAATGAAACGCAAACAGGAACAAGGTTCCATGCAATTACAGGGAGAAGTACAGGAGTTGGCCATTGAAGAATGGCTAATGGCGCAATTCCCCTTAGACACCATTGAAGAAGTAAAAAAAGGAGCGAGAGGCGGAGATTGTATTCATATTGTAAATACCCGAACAC
This is a stretch of genomic DNA from Flavobacteriales bacterium. It encodes these proteins:
- a CDS encoding DUF2130 domain-containing protein — translated: MTDLANTQIKCPNCGTSIDVQDILAHQLEEEIKQKYQSQLAAEKKKFEQEQEQLDKAKQEFEENKRKENELFQERINAKLKAERKSIEEKLKAKLTEEQSEHFQVLQKELNEKSEQIKELNRTKAEIETLKREKSELKESIEAEAQKKLNEILLTERDRIKKVEEDKNELRFKELQKQLEDQKKLTEEMKRKQEQGSMQLQGEVQELAIEEWLMAQFPLDTIEEVKKGARGGDCIHIVNTRTRQNCGKIYYESKRTKDFKSGWIDKFKADMREKGADVGVLVTEAMPAGFERMGIMDGVWVCCYEEFKGLCTVLRETVIQLNTAISSQENKGDKMQMLYDFLTSTTFRMQVEAIVEGFSSMKSALDSEKRSMQRIWKEREKQIDKVITSTIDMYGSIKGIAGNAVQSVKALELSEGTETIEDDKE